From a region of the Xanthomonas rydalmerensis genome:
- a CDS encoding amino acid permease — protein MLKQLLATKHPHASHEDAGGLGLQRALGPWGLTALGIGAVIGGGIFVITGQAAANHAGPAIMLSFVLAAVCCAFCALAYAEFAAMVPVSGSAYTYTYATFGELAAWFIGWMLVLEYGVSASAVAVSWTGYFLSLLDHFNIHLPAALVNAPLDGKLQPTGAIANLPAAGIVLLLTWLCYVGIRKSSAMNMAMVVLKSGLIVLVIAAGWKYVDPANWHPFIPANEGPGKYGMDGVLRGAAMVFFAYIGFEAVSVAAQESHRPQRDLPIGMILSLVICTVLYIAMAAVMTGLLPYTQLGTDEPVVTAVAAHPQLAWLRVVVEIGALIGLSSVVLVMIIGQPRIFMIIARDGLLPPVFTKIHPTYRTPHVNTVITGIGIALLAALFPLDVLGELTSMGTLIAFAAVCAGVLILRRTQPDLPRPFRIPFAWPICIAGVLSCLALLSAMTAHNWMLMAGWTVIGLAIYFGYGYRHSRLRRTGKG, from the coding sequence ATGCTCAAACAACTCTTGGCCACCAAACACCCCCATGCCAGCCACGAGGACGCCGGCGGGCTGGGCCTGCAACGTGCGCTCGGCCCCTGGGGCCTGACCGCGCTGGGCATCGGCGCAGTGATCGGCGGCGGCATCTTCGTCATCACCGGGCAGGCCGCGGCCAACCACGCCGGGCCGGCGATCATGCTCTCGTTCGTGCTGGCCGCGGTGTGCTGCGCGTTCTGCGCGCTGGCCTATGCCGAGTTCGCGGCGATGGTGCCGGTCTCCGGCAGCGCCTACACCTACACCTACGCCACCTTCGGCGAACTGGCGGCCTGGTTCATCGGCTGGATGCTGGTGCTCGAGTACGGCGTGTCGGCCTCGGCGGTGGCAGTCAGCTGGACCGGCTATTTCCTCAGCCTGCTCGACCACTTCAACATCCACCTGCCCGCGGCCCTGGTCAACGCGCCGCTGGACGGCAAGCTGCAGCCCACCGGGGCGATCGCCAACCTGCCCGCCGCCGGCATCGTGCTGCTGCTGACCTGGCTGTGCTACGTCGGCATCCGCAAGTCCTCGGCGATGAACATGGCGATGGTGGTGCTGAAGAGCGGCCTGATCGTGCTCGTCATCGCCGCCGGCTGGAAGTACGTGGACCCGGCCAACTGGCATCCGTTCATCCCCGCCAACGAAGGCCCGGGCAAGTACGGCATGGACGGCGTGCTGCGTGGCGCGGCGATGGTGTTCTTCGCCTACATCGGCTTCGAGGCAGTCTCGGTGGCGGCGCAGGAATCGCACCGGCCGCAGCGCGACCTGCCGATCGGCATGATCCTGTCGCTGGTGATCTGCACCGTGCTGTACATCGCCATGGCCGCGGTGATGACCGGGCTGCTGCCGTACACCCAATTGGGCACCGACGAGCCGGTGGTGACCGCGGTAGCGGCGCATCCGCAGCTGGCCTGGCTGCGCGTGGTGGTCGAGATCGGCGCGCTGATCGGTCTGTCCTCGGTGGTGCTGGTGATGATCATCGGCCAGCCGCGCATCTTCATGATCATCGCCCGCGACGGCCTGCTGCCGCCGGTGTTCACCAAGATCCACCCGACCTACCGCACCCCGCACGTCAACACCGTGATCACCGGCATCGGCATCGCCCTGCTGGCGGCGCTGTTCCCGTTGGACGTGCTGGGCGAACTGACCTCGATGGGCACCCTGATCGCCTTCGCCGCGGTCTGCGCCGGGGTGCTGATCCTGCGCCGCACCCAGCCGGACCTGCCGCGCCCGTTCCGCATCCCGTTCGCCTGGCCGATCTGCATCGCCGGCGTGCTCAGCTGCCTGGCGCTGCTGTCGGCGATGACCGCACACAACTGGATGCTGATGGCCGGCTGGACGGTGATCGGCCTGGCGATCTACTTCGGCTACGGCTACCGCCACAGCCGGCTGCGCCGCACCGGTAAAGGTTGA
- a CDS encoding FAD-binding oxidoreductase, which translates to MTDPRLDALALAVPGLRLKTDPADLEHYGRDWTRRWTPAPLAIALPATVEEVQAVLRWANDHAVAVVPSGGRTGLSGGAVAAHGELVLSLERMNKALAFDPVDRTLTVQAGMPLEAVHNAAREHGLLYPVDFAARGSCSIGGNIATNAGGIRVIRYGNTREWIAGLKVVTGSGELLELNRGLIKNSSGYDFRQLLIGSEGTLGIVVEATLRLTDPPPPSNVMLLALPSFEVLMQVFAAFRSRLQLEAFEFFTDRALQHVLAHGAQAPFDTVYPYYVVTEYASGNEAQEVAALAAFEACMEQGWVLDGVISQSEAQAAQLWRLREGITEAVARYTPYKNDVSVRISAMPAFLARTQALLGEAYPQFEVVWFGHIGDGNLHINVLKPDATAPADFIAACEQVTKLLAQVLAEHGGSISAEHGIGLVKKPYLDSTRSAEEIALMRAVKRVFDPSGLLNPGKLFDP; encoded by the coding sequence ATGACCGACCCGCGCCTGGATGCCCTGGCCCTTGCCGTTCCCGGCCTGCGCCTGAAGACCGATCCCGCCGACCTGGAGCACTACGGCCGCGACTGGACCCGGCGCTGGACCCCGGCGCCGCTGGCGATCGCGTTGCCGGCGACGGTGGAAGAGGTGCAGGCGGTGCTGCGCTGGGCCAACGACCATGCGGTGGCGGTGGTGCCGTCCGGCGGCCGCACCGGCCTGTCCGGCGGCGCGGTGGCCGCGCACGGCGAACTGGTGCTGAGCCTGGAGCGGATGAACAAGGCGCTGGCCTTCGACCCGGTCGACCGCACCCTCACCGTGCAGGCCGGCATGCCGCTGGAAGCGGTGCACAACGCCGCGCGCGAGCATGGCCTGCTGTACCCGGTGGACTTCGCCGCGCGCGGGTCGTGCTCGATCGGCGGCAACATCGCCACCAACGCCGGCGGCATCCGCGTGATTCGCTACGGCAACACCCGCGAGTGGATCGCGGGGCTGAAGGTGGTCACCGGCAGCGGCGAGCTGCTCGAGCTCAACCGCGGGTTGATCAAGAATTCCAGCGGCTACGATTTCCGCCAGTTGCTGATCGGCTCCGAAGGCACCCTGGGCATCGTGGTCGAGGCCACCCTGCGGCTCACCGACCCGCCGCCGCCGAGCAACGTGATGCTGCTGGCGCTGCCCTCGTTCGAGGTGCTGATGCAGGTGTTCGCCGCGTTCCGCAGCCGGCTGCAGCTGGAGGCCTTCGAGTTCTTCACCGACCGCGCGCTGCAGCACGTGCTGGCGCATGGCGCGCAGGCGCCGTTCGACACGGTGTATCCGTACTACGTGGTCACCGAGTACGCCAGCGGCAACGAGGCGCAGGAGGTCGCGGCGCTGGCCGCGTTCGAGGCCTGCATGGAGCAGGGCTGGGTGCTGGACGGGGTGATCAGCCAGAGCGAGGCGCAGGCCGCGCAGCTGTGGCGCCTGCGCGAGGGCATCACCGAGGCGGTGGCGCGCTACACCCCGTACAAGAACGACGTGTCGGTGCGGATCTCGGCGATGCCGGCGTTCCTGGCGCGGACCCAGGCGCTGCTCGGCGAGGCCTACCCGCAGTTCGAGGTGGTGTGGTTCGGCCACATCGGCGACGGCAACCTGCACATCAACGTGCTCAAGCCCGATGCCACCGCGCCGGCAGACTTCATTGCCGCCTGCGAGCAGGTCACCAAGCTGCTGGCGCAGGTGCTGGCCGAGCACGGCGGCAGCATCTCCGCCGAGCACGGCATCGGCCTGGTCAAGAAGCCGTACCTGGACAGCACCCGCAGCGCCGAAGAGATCGCGCTGATGCGCGCGGTCAAGCGCGTGTTCGATCCGTCCGGGCTGCTCAATCCCGGGAAGCTGTTCGATCCTTGA
- a CDS encoding amino acid permease gives MLKSLLRVKPIEPAGHVDAGEPFEGSLEGEGTLKRTLTARHLILLGIGAVIGAGIFVLTGQAAANHAGPAVMLSFVFAGLACAFAGLCYAEFAAMLPVSGSAYSYSYATLGEGVAWFIGWCLVLEYLFAGSSVAVGWSAYLISFVTGTLGLPFPTELASAPLTWTGHAFVASGNIVNLPAVLIVAAVSALCYVGVTQSAFVNAIVVAIKVLVICLFVGVGVFYINPDNWHPFIPENTGPGEFGWSGIFRAASIVFFSYIGFDAVSTSAGETKDPQKNMPIGILVSLAICTVIYIIVCAVLTGLLPYTQLGTAKPVATALEHYPHLAWLKTFVEIGAIAGLSSVVLVMLMAQPRIFYTMARDGLLPKLFGKVHRRFHTPYVGTVVVGVLAALLAGLIPLDVLGELVSMGTLLAFATVCVGVMVLRFTRPDLPRPFRVPLFWAVCPLGALFCVGLFFQAFQEHWKVFVGWTLVGLCIYFFYGIRNSRLATKA, from the coding sequence ATGCTCAAGTCTCTGCTGAGGGTCAAGCCGATCGAACCTGCCGGTCACGTCGATGCCGGCGAACCGTTCGAAGGCAGTCTGGAGGGCGAAGGCACCCTCAAACGCACCCTCACCGCCAGACACCTGATCCTGCTCGGCATCGGCGCGGTGATCGGCGCCGGCATCTTCGTGCTCACCGGCCAGGCCGCAGCCAATCATGCCGGCCCGGCAGTGATGCTGTCGTTCGTGTTCGCCGGCCTGGCCTGCGCCTTCGCCGGCCTCTGCTACGCCGAGTTCGCGGCGATGCTGCCGGTCTCCGGCAGCGCCTATTCGTATTCCTACGCCACGCTCGGCGAAGGCGTGGCCTGGTTCATCGGCTGGTGCCTGGTGCTGGAGTACCTGTTCGCCGGCTCCAGCGTCGCGGTCGGCTGGTCGGCCTACCTGATCAGCTTCGTCACCGGCACCCTCGGCCTGCCTTTCCCCACGGAACTGGCCAGCGCGCCGCTGACCTGGACCGGCCACGCCTTCGTCGCCTCCGGCAACATCGTCAACCTGCCGGCGGTGCTGATCGTGGCCGCGGTCAGCGCGCTGTGCTACGTCGGCGTCACCCAGTCGGCCTTCGTCAACGCCATCGTGGTGGCGATCAAGGTGCTGGTGATCTGCCTGTTCGTCGGCGTCGGCGTCTTCTACATCAACCCGGACAACTGGCATCCGTTCATCCCGGAAAACACCGGCCCCGGCGAGTTCGGCTGGAGCGGCATCTTCCGCGCCGCTTCCATCGTGTTCTTCTCCTACATCGGCTTCGATGCGGTCTCCACCTCGGCCGGCGAGACCAAGGACCCGCAGAAGAACATGCCGATCGGCATCCTGGTGTCGCTGGCCATCTGCACCGTCATCTACATCATCGTCTGCGCGGTGCTGACCGGCCTGCTGCCCTACACCCAACTGGGCACCGCCAAGCCGGTGGCCACCGCGCTGGAGCACTACCCGCACCTGGCCTGGCTGAAGACCTTCGTCGAGATCGGCGCCATCGCCGGCCTGTCCTCGGTGGTGCTGGTGATGCTGATGGCGCAGCCGCGCATCTTCTACACCATGGCGCGCGATGGCCTGCTGCCGAAGCTGTTCGGCAAGGTCCATCGCCGCTTCCACACTCCGTATGTCGGCACCGTGGTGGTGGGCGTGCTGGCCGCGCTGCTGGCCGGCTTGATCCCGCTGGACGTGCTCGGTGAGCTGGTGTCGATGGGCACCCTGCTGGCCTTCGCCACGGTCTGCGTCGGCGTGATGGTGTTGCGCTTCACCCGTCCCGATCTGCCGCGTCCGTTCCGGGTGCCGCTGTTCTGGGCGGTGTGCCCGCTGGGCGCGCTGTTCTGCGTCGGCCTGTTCTTCCAGGCGTTCCAGGAACACTGGAAGGTGTTCGTCGGCTGGACCCTGGTCGGCCTGTGCATCTACTTCTTCTACGGCATCCGCAACAGCCGCCTGGCCACCAAGGCCTGA
- a CDS encoding C13 family peptidase, whose product MRRPIAALIAALAALRPPLAVLRRRLLPAALLALALPACHSDAGAMPGGAADTAQDDAAQDPFDQAQLRQALGSLQAQRPGIPDLYVVGFAGDASEDVFRNEVLYLRQLFAQRFGAAGRIATLINHGDNLGAHAYAPQASYDNLADTLDRVGKLMDPREDALLLFLTSHGTDQHELYLQFGPGEDAEYDTITPQELRRLLDDAGIRNRIIVISACYSGGFVPALKTADTLVITAARRDRPSFGCGNTASATYFGRAWLIDALARTTDVVESYRLASAEISAREQAEGEAPSYPQLYVGARIGPWLQHWRAQLPNAAAPPYPYPEPDADDAADAADGEQTHAHGAAPAPAAVMRAQDPASPTKRTPAR is encoded by the coding sequence ATGCGCAGGCCCATCGCTGCCTTGATCGCCGCCCTGGCGGCGTTGCGGCCCCCGCTCGCCGTGCTGAGACGCCGGCTGCTGCCGGCCGCGCTGCTGGCGCTGGCGCTGCCCGCCTGCCATTCCGATGCCGGTGCCATGCCGGGCGGCGCGGCCGACACCGCGCAGGACGACGCGGCGCAGGACCCGTTCGACCAGGCGCAGCTGCGCCAGGCGCTGGGATCGCTGCAGGCGCAGCGCCCCGGCATCCCCGACCTGTACGTGGTCGGCTTCGCCGGCGACGCCAGCGAGGACGTGTTCCGCAACGAAGTGCTGTACCTGCGTCAGCTGTTCGCGCAGCGCTTCGGCGCTGCCGGTCGCATCGCCACCCTGATCAACCACGGCGACAATCTCGGCGCGCACGCCTACGCGCCGCAGGCCTCGTACGACAACCTGGCCGATACCCTGGACCGCGTCGGCAAGCTGATGGACCCGCGTGAGGACGCATTGCTGCTGTTCCTGACCAGCCACGGCACCGACCAGCACGAGCTGTATCTGCAGTTCGGCCCCGGCGAGGATGCCGAGTACGACACCATCACCCCACAGGAACTGCGCCGCCTGCTCGACGACGCCGGCATCCGCAACCGCATCATCGTGATCTCGGCCTGCTACTCCGGCGGCTTCGTGCCGGCGCTGAAGACCGCCGACACCCTGGTGATCACCGCCGCACGCCGCGACCGGCCCTCGTTCGGCTGCGGCAACACCGCCAGCGCCACCTATTTCGGCCGCGCCTGGTTGATCGACGCGCTGGCGCGCACCACCGATGTCGTCGAAAGCTATCGCCTGGCCAGTGCCGAGATCAGCGCACGCGAACAGGCCGAAGGCGAGGCGCCGTCGTATCCGCAACTGTACGTAGGCGCGCGCATCGGCCCATGGCTGCAGCACTGGCGCGCGCAGTTGCCGAACGCGGCGGCACCGCCCTATCCGTATCCGGAACCCGATGCGGACGACGCGGCGGATGCGGCCGATGGCGAGCAGACCCACGCGCATGGCGCAGCGCCCGCGCCCGCCGCGGTGATGCGCGCGCAGGACCCGGCATCGCCGACGAAGCGCACGCCCGCGCGGTGA
- a CDS encoding methylthioribulose 1-phosphate dehydratase, with amino-acid sequence MNALPYDSERLRTLAHLLIDNIRELSQAGWTPATSSNFSHRLDDRHAAITVSGRDKGRLVEDDIMVVDFDGQAVGRPLRPSAETLLHTQLYRRFQEIGCILHTHSPVQTIASRLYAPQGHIRLEGYELLKALHGNQTHETAVDLPVFANTQDMTVLAAQVDALLDRTPLWGYLIDGHGLYAWGRDMAEARRHLEAFEFLLHCELELRKLRAAG; translated from the coding sequence ATGAACGCACTGCCCTACGATTCCGAGCGCCTGCGCACGCTGGCGCACCTGCTGATCGACAACATCCGCGAGCTCTCGCAGGCCGGCTGGACCCCCGCCACCAGCAGCAACTTCTCGCACCGCCTGGACGATCGCCATGCCGCGATCACCGTCTCCGGCCGCGACAAGGGCCGGCTGGTGGAGGACGACATCATGGTGGTGGATTTCGACGGCCAGGCCGTCGGCCGGCCGCTGCGCCCGTCCGCCGAGACCCTGCTGCACACCCAGCTGTACCGGCGCTTCCAGGAGATCGGCTGCATCCTGCACACGCATTCGCCGGTACAGACCATCGCCTCGCGTCTGTACGCGCCGCAGGGCCATATCCGCCTGGAAGGCTACGAGCTGCTGAAGGCGCTGCACGGCAACCAGACCCACGAGACCGCGGTGGACCTGCCGGTGTTCGCCAACACCCAGGACATGACCGTGCTGGCGGCCCAGGTCGACGCCCTGCTCGACCGCACGCCGTTGTGGGGCTACCTGATCGACGGCCACGGCCTGTACGCCTGGGGCCGCGACATGGCCGAGGCGCGCCGCCACCTGGAAGCCTTCGAATTCCTGCTGCACTGCGAGCTGGAGCTGCGCAAGCTGCGCGCCGCCGGCTGA
- the serA gene encoding phosphoglycerate dehydrogenase — MSPKKTSFPKQDIRVLLLEGVSQTAVDVFRAAGYSQIELHAKSLPEDELKQRIAEAHIVGIRSRTQLSAEVLAHAKRLIAVGCFCIGTNQVDLDAAELAGIPVFNAPYSNTRSVAELVIAEAILLLRGIPQKNAECHRGGWSKSATGSHETRGKVLGIVGYGHIGTQVGVLAESLGMQVIFHDIETKLSLGNARTATDLDDLLARADVVTLHVPETAATRNMIGATQLAQMKPGAHLINASRGTVIDIDALDAALRSGHIGGAAVDVFPIEPKGNGDAFESPLAAHDNVILTPHVGGSTLEAQDNIGVEVAAKLVRYSDNGSTLSAVNFPEVTLPEHAESLRLLHIHRNVPGVLSQINELFSRHNVNIDGQFLRTDPKVGYVVIDVAASEELAAVLKDELAQVAGTLRTRILY, encoded by the coding sequence ATGTCGCCCAAGAAGACCTCGTTTCCGAAGCAGGATATCCGCGTGCTGCTGCTCGAAGGCGTCAGCCAGACCGCCGTCGACGTGTTCCGCGCGGCCGGTTACTCGCAGATCGAGCTGCATGCCAAGTCGCTGCCGGAAGACGAGCTCAAGCAGCGCATCGCCGAAGCGCACATCGTCGGCATCCGCTCGCGCACCCAACTCAGCGCCGAGGTGCTGGCCCATGCCAAGCGCCTGATCGCGGTCGGCTGCTTCTGCATCGGCACCAACCAGGTCGACCTGGACGCCGCCGAACTGGCCGGCATCCCGGTATTCAATGCGCCCTACTCCAACACCCGCAGCGTCGCCGAGCTGGTGATCGCCGAGGCCATCCTGCTGTTGCGCGGCATTCCGCAGAAGAATGCCGAATGCCACCGCGGCGGCTGGTCGAAATCGGCCACCGGCAGCCACGAGACCCGCGGCAAGGTGCTGGGCATCGTCGGCTACGGTCACATCGGCACCCAGGTCGGCGTGCTGGCCGAGTCGCTGGGCATGCAGGTGATCTTCCACGACATCGAGACCAAGCTGTCGCTGGGCAACGCGCGCACCGCCACCGATCTGGACGACCTGCTCGCACGTGCCGACGTGGTCACCCTGCACGTGCCGGAAACCGCGGCCACCCGCAACATGATCGGCGCCACGCAACTGGCGCAGATGAAACCGGGCGCACACCTGATCAACGCCTCGCGCGGCACCGTGATCGACATCGACGCGCTGGACGCGGCGCTGCGCAGCGGCCACATCGGCGGCGCCGCGGTGGACGTGTTCCCGATCGAGCCCAAGGGCAACGGCGATGCATTCGAATCGCCGCTGGCCGCGCACGACAACGTGATCCTGACCCCGCACGTCGGCGGCAGCACGCTGGAGGCGCAGGACAACATCGGCGTGGAAGTGGCGGCCAAGCTGGTGCGCTACAGCGACAACGGCAGCACCCTGTCGGCGGTGAACTTCCCCGAGGTGACCCTGCCCGAGCACGCCGAGAGCCTGCGCCTGCTGCACATCCATCGCAACGTGCCGGGCGTGCTGTCGCAGATCAACGAACTGTTCTCGCGCCACAACGTCAACATCGACGGCCAGTTCCTGCGCACCGACCCCAAGGTCGGCTACGTGGTGATCGACGTTGCCGCCAGCGAGGAACTGGCCGCGGTGCTGAAGGACGAACTGGCGCAGGTGGCGGGGACGTTGCGGACGCGCATTCTTTACTAG
- a CDS encoding acireductone dioxygenase encodes MSRLRIFADTTPDAPLFDSREGDAIAAELRKIGVIFERWQANQPIEPGASPEAVMAAYKTDIDRLVASNGFKTVDVVSIAPDNPQREEMRKKFLEEHFHKEDEVRFFVAGSGLFTLHVDGKVYEIECVQNDLIAVPDGTHHWFDMGPEPRFVAIRFFTEPDGWVGHFTGTDIAQRFPRYEAKLRGEAH; translated from the coding sequence ATGAGCCGACTCCGTATCTTCGCCGACACCACTCCCGACGCGCCGCTGTTCGACAGCCGCGAGGGCGACGCGATCGCCGCCGAACTGCGCAAGATCGGCGTCATCTTCGAGCGCTGGCAGGCCAACCAGCCGATCGAGCCCGGTGCCTCGCCGGAAGCGGTGATGGCCGCCTACAAAACCGACATCGACCGCCTGGTCGCCTCCAACGGCTTCAAGACCGTGGACGTGGTCAGCATCGCCCCGGACAACCCGCAGCGCGAGGAGATGCGCAAGAAGTTCCTCGAGGAGCACTTCCACAAGGAAGACGAGGTGCGCTTCTTCGTCGCCGGCTCTGGCCTATTCACCTTGCACGTGGATGGCAAGGTCTACGAGATCGAGTGCGTGCAGAACGACCTGATCGCCGTGCCGGACGGCACCCACCACTGGTTCGACATGGGTCCGGAGCCGCGCTTCGTCGCGATCCGCTTCTTCACCGAGCCGGATGGCTGGGTCGGCCACTTCACCGGCACCGATATCGCCCAGCGCTTCCCGCGCTACGAGGCGAAGCTGCGCGGCGAGGCGCACTGA
- a CDS encoding DUF2388 domain-containing protein has translation MTRVTARCALLFALILPAFAQASSFAGSSAGSASAGSAGSSASSDSSSNNDKVVLQARDDAAGFVASAGRIRGVQLEAALRVLREANPQAQQASDLELAQAILAL, from the coding sequence ATGACCCGAGTGACCGCGCGCTGCGCCCTGCTGTTCGCCCTGATCCTGCCCGCGTTCGCGCAGGCGTCCAGCTTCGCCGGCAGCTCCGCCGGTTCGGCCTCGGCCGGCTCGGCCGGCAGCTCGGCGTCCTCCGACAGCAGTTCCAACAACGACAAGGTGGTGCTGCAGGCGCGCGACGACGCGGCCGGCTTCGTCGCCAGCGCCGGGCGCATCCGCGGCGTGCAACTGGAAGCGGCGCTGCGCGTGCTGCGCGAGGCCAACCCGCAGGCGCAGCAGGCCAGCGACCTGGAACTGGCGCAGGCGATCCTGGCGCTGTGA
- a CDS encoding NUDIX hydrolase yields MPESSLRQQLQAHARQCPDQAEVAAQFLALLDDAADPFVRARLDGHFTGSAWLVSADGTRTLLTHHRKLQRWLQLGGHADGDRDLARVALKEAEEESGLPGLALEDGAIFDLDRHWIPARGEVPGHWHYDARYVVRAGGDEAFAVSAESLALAWRPIAELRDDADLDPSLRRMAYKWLQRSALAPLPPGEGLG; encoded by the coding sequence ATGCCGGAGTCGTCCCTACGCCAGCAGTTGCAGGCCCATGCCCGGCAGTGCCCGGACCAGGCCGAGGTCGCCGCGCAGTTCCTGGCCTTGCTGGACGATGCCGCCGATCCGTTCGTGCGCGCACGCCTGGACGGCCATTTCACCGGCTCGGCCTGGCTGGTCAGCGCCGACGGCACGCGCACCCTGCTGACCCATCACCGCAAGCTGCAGCGCTGGCTGCAACTGGGCGGGCACGCCGACGGCGACCGCGATCTGGCGCGGGTGGCGTTGAAGGAGGCCGAGGAAGAATCCGGGCTGCCTGGCCTGGCACTGGAGGATGGCGCGATCTTCGACCTGGACCGGCACTGGATTCCCGCCCGCGGCGAGGTGCCGGGACACTGGCATTACGACGCCCGCTACGTGGTTCGCGCCGGCGGCGACGAAGCCTTTGCGGTCAGCGCCGAGTCGCTGGCCCTGGCCTGGCGCCCGATCGCCGAATTGCGGGACGACGCGGACCTGGATCCGTCGCTGCGGCGCATGGCGTACAAATGGCTGCAACGCAGTGCATTAGCCCCTCTCCCCCCGGGAGAGGGGTTGGGGTGA
- the mtnC gene encoding acireductone synthase, translating to MTDPRVVLTDIEGTTSSISFVKDVLFPYARRALPGFVREHGEQPQVRQWLDAVATECGGICTDVVIVETLQGWIDQDRKHTALKALQGMIWEAGYRDADFTAHIYPDAAPALRRWHEQGRALYVYSSGSVPAQKLFFGHSDAGDLRGLFSGWFDTEIGGKREQPSYARIAEAIGVAPAQIVFLSDVVAELDAARAAGLDTVLIDRRDDYPQPRQGEACNGHRRAESFADLGF from the coding sequence ATGACCGATCCGCGCGTCGTTCTCACCGACATCGAAGGCACCACCAGCAGCATCTCCTTCGTCAAGGACGTGCTGTTCCCCTACGCGCGCCGCGCCCTGCCCGGCTTCGTGCGCGAACACGGCGAGCAGCCGCAGGTGCGGCAGTGGCTGGACGCGGTCGCCACCGAATGCGGCGGCATCTGCACCGATGTGGTGATCGTGGAGACCTTGCAGGGCTGGATCGACCAGGACCGCAAGCACACCGCGCTGAAGGCGCTGCAGGGCATGATCTGGGAGGCCGGCTACCGCGATGCCGACTTCACCGCGCACATCTATCCCGATGCCGCGCCGGCATTGCGCCGCTGGCATGAGCAGGGCCGCGCGCTGTACGTGTACTCGTCCGGCTCGGTGCCGGCGCAGAAGCTGTTCTTCGGCCACAGCGACGCCGGCGACCTGCGCGGGCTGTTCTCCGGCTGGTTCGACACCGAGATCGGCGGCAAGCGCGAGCAGCCCAGCTATGCGCGCATCGCCGAAGCGATCGGCGTGGCGCCGGCGCAGATCGTGTTCCTGTCCGACGTGGTCGCCGAACTGGATGCGGCCCGCGCCGCCGGCCTGGACACGGTGCTGATCGACCGCCGCGACGACTACCCGCAACCGCGCCAGGGCGAGGCCTGCAACGGCCACCGCCGCGCGGAGAGCTTCGCCGACCTGGGCTTCTGA